Proteins from a single region of Nomascus leucogenys isolate Asia chromosome 2, Asia_NLE_v1, whole genome shotgun sequence:
- the NQO1 gene encoding NAD(P)H dehydrogenase [quinone] 1 has translation MVGRRALIVLAHSERTSFNYAMKEAAVAALKKKGWEVVESDLYAMNFNPIISRKDITGKLKDPANFQYPAESVLAYKEGRLSPDIVAEQKKLEAADLVIFQFPLQWFGVPAILKGWFERVFLGEFAYTYTAMYDKGPFQSKKAVLSITTGGSGSMYSLQGIHGDMNVILWPIQSGILHFCGFQVLEPQLTYSIGHTPADARIQILEGWKKRLENIWDETPLYFAPSSLFDLNFQAGFLMKKEVQDEEKNKKFGLSVGHHLGKSIPTDNQIKARK, from the exons ATGGTCG gCAGAAGAGCACTGATCGTACTGGCTCACTCAGAGAGGACATCCTTCAACTATGCCATGAAGGAGGCTGCTGTAGCAGCTTTGAAGAAGAAAGGATGGGAGGTGGTGGAGTCGGACCTCTATGCCATGAACTTTAATCCCATCATTTCCAGAAAGGACATCACAG GTAAACTGAAGGACCCTGCGAACTTTCAGTATCCTGCCGAATCTGTTCTGGCTTATAAAGAAGGCCGTCTGAGCCCAGATATTGTGGCTGAACAAAAGAAGCTGGAAGCCGCAGACCTTGTGATATTCCAG TTCCCCCTGCAGTGGTTTGGAGTCCCTGCCATTCTGAAAGGCTGGTTTGAGCGAGTGTTCCTAGGAGAGTTTGCTTACACGTACACTGCCATGTATGACAAAGGACCCTTCCAG aGTAAGAAGGCAGTGCTTTCCATCACCACTGGTGGCAGCGGCTCCATGTACTCTCTGCAAGGGATTCACGGGGACATGAATGTCATTCTCTGGCCAATTCAg AGTGGCATTCTGCATTTCTGTGGCTTCCAAGTCTTAGAACCTCAACTGACATATAGCATTGGGCACACTCCAGCAGATGCCCGAATTCAGATCCTGGAAGGATGGAAGAAACGCCTGGAGAATATTTGGGATGAGACACCACTGTATTTTGCTCCAAGCAGCCTCTTTGACCTAAACTTCCAGGCAGGATTCTTAATGAAAAAAGAGGTACAGGAtgaggagaaaaacaagaaatttggcCTTTCTGTGGGCCATCACTTGGGCAAGTCCATCCCAACTGACAACCAGATCAAAGCTAGAAAATGA